In the Longibacter salinarum genome, one interval contains:
- a CDS encoding ABC transporter substrate-binding protein: MTTVRLGLEWFLNPDHTPLLIAKEYGWFRDAGIDLEVIEPEEHLDAVDAIEDGTMDLAITEPLHLVEDGAAGHSVVGFARFLHTNGGVMYRTDGDIQRPSDMAGARIQYPGAPGPGGPAIVGTMIETDGGTYDVEDFTPVNKGFYHTDALAEDEADVATLAFYNFEIVEGLHRGLDVDFFALKDWGVPDFCQLILITSQEKLTVERELFQTLTQILRRGIDVVHEKPDEARRIYFEHTGTDANDELTSAIFDATIPCFTHDFSMTDRYYDQLEAWMIKRHLIDAPDAPVSYWTNDLALPELAPNPAA, from the coding sequence ATGACAACCGTACGCCTAGGACTTGAGTGGTTTCTGAACCCGGACCACACCCCCCTCCTGATCGCGAAAGAATACGGCTGGTTTCGCGACGCCGGCATCGACCTCGAAGTCATCGAGCCGGAAGAACACCTGGACGCCGTCGACGCAATCGAAGACGGCACGATGGACCTTGCCATTACCGAACCGCTTCACCTCGTCGAGGATGGCGCCGCCGGCCACTCCGTCGTCGGCTTCGCCCGCTTCCTCCACACGAACGGAGGCGTCATGTACCGAACGGACGGCGACATCCAGCGCCCGAGCGACATGGCCGGCGCTCGGATTCAGTATCCGGGCGCTCCGGGCCCCGGCGGTCCGGCGATCGTCGGCACGATGATCGAAACGGACGGTGGAACGTATGACGTCGAGGATTTCACGCCGGTAAACAAAGGTTTCTACCACACCGACGCTCTGGCCGAGGACGAAGCGGATGTCGCGACCCTCGCGTTCTATAACTTCGAAATTGTCGAGGGGCTGCACCGCGGGCTGGATGTCGACTTCTTCGCCCTGAAAGACTGGGGCGTGCCGGACTTCTGCCAGCTCATCCTGATTACATCGCAGGAGAAACTGACCGTCGAACGCGAGCTCTTTCAGACGCTCACGCAGATTCTTCGCCGCGGGATCGACGTTGTTCACGAGAAGCCGGACGAGGCCCGGCGCATCTACTTCGAGCACACGGGAACGGACGCGAACGACGAACTCACCTCGGCCATCTTCGACGCCACCATTCCATGCTTCACGCACGACTTCAGCATGACGGATCGGTATTACGATCAACTGGAAGCGTGGATGATCAAGCGCCACCTGATCGACGCGCCTGACGCACCGGTGTCGTACTGGACGAACGACCTCGCCCTCCCTGAGCTCGCGCCCAACCCAGCGGCCTGA
- a CDS encoding CDP-alcohol phosphatidyltransferase family protein, whose product MPSSRTLRSATPIERWSLLNALGVLAATAVSLVVDATLPVIVTGGAALLLLVAQSRHKWTPDGGFGRANTVTAVRLAMVLALPLLPASLGPAAPIGVGLVILIADGIDGWLARHYELSSEFGEFFDKETDAFFLLVLCLMTTTSGLLSPWVVGLGLLRYLFVVALFLLQPHVGKEYRSSWARIIYVGVVLAMLAAFLPYPAVTQPLVGLAATALLYSFGRYTWWLWSVRHT is encoded by the coding sequence GTGCCCTCTTCTCGCACCCTTCGATCCGCGACACCGATTGAGCGCTGGTCCCTACTGAATGCTCTCGGCGTGCTCGCTGCAACCGCGGTGAGCCTCGTCGTTGACGCAACGCTCCCGGTTATTGTCACCGGCGGCGCTGCGTTGCTACTGCTCGTCGCACAGTCCCGGCACAAGTGGACGCCGGACGGCGGCTTCGGGCGGGCCAACACGGTGACGGCCGTGCGACTTGCGATGGTGCTCGCCCTTCCACTTCTCCCCGCCTCGCTTGGCCCCGCGGCCCCGATCGGCGTGGGACTCGTCATCCTGATTGCGGACGGTATCGACGGCTGGCTCGCGCGCCATTACGAGTTGTCGTCGGAGTTTGGGGAGTTCTTCGACAAGGAAACCGACGCATTCTTCCTCCTCGTCCTCTGCCTGATGACGACGACATCCGGACTGCTCTCGCCCTGGGTCGTCGGCCTCGGCCTGTTGCGCTACCTCTTCGTCGTGGCGCTCTTCCTTCTGCAGCCACACGTAGGAAAGGAGTACCGGTCGTCGTGGGCCCGCATCATTTACGTCGGCGTCGTCCTCGCCATGCTCGCGGCGTTTCTCCCGTACCCGGCGGTTACGCAGCCCCTCGTCGGCCTCGCGGCCACAGCGCTGCTCTACTCGTTCGGCCGCTACACGTGGTGGCTGTGGTCGGTCCGACACACCTGA